CCTCTTCAACCACCTTCCATCCTTCTGTCTTTCCAGTGCCTGTATGGTGATGAATCTCCTCCCAGAGCCCCAGCCCACTCCAACAGAGAGCCCTCTTGTAGAAGGGCCTGTGGAGGATATAATGAATTAGGTGTCTACCCAGGGTTCCCCAACCTCCGACCCATGACATCATCTATCAAGGAGGTCCTACACTTAAGTGAAACAGTGGGCCCCAAGCCTGGAACGTTTAGCCTGAGCCCTGCCTGCAAGCAGGGGCCACtgattttcacttgtttttatttgttttcataatcCCTTAGTGTTCGTCCTCGCTGATGTGTTTGGAAGGAATACATGACTGTGTCTATAATTTGTTTAAAGCTGGAAGAAGAGAAGTATAGAGCGCTAAGTGAGAAGAGGACTGAAGCTAGATGAAAAATGGCAGACATGGCCCCCTCTCACATATGGAAAAAATTTCTTTCCCTACTAAATTCAGCAGGGCACAGTGCTGTTGCTGGGGGCATGATGGTAGTTTAAAGCCAAGGCTCAGGCATATGTGCTATGTACAAAGATTATATCTGTGCAGTGTATTCACGGGTCTTTCAAAATGCATTGTGTAGCTCAACGGGTCAGTGTCCCAACTTTAAAGCTTGAATGATTGTTTTGGAGACTGCTCCAGGCATATGTGGATGTAAAGGAGTATGTTATAGATAGCACGAGTCATGGTATGCAGAAGAATTGTAGAATTTTGGCAGCAGCAGGATGGAGGTTTGATCAAACAGCCTTGCCTCCCTTCTTCTGTTTCCTTCATTTGTACACACTCTTCAGTCCATCTTTGTCACACCAACATTGTAGAGCTATATAAAACccctattttctttcttctttttttttttttttatacacgtCAGCTTTTTATTGTCGTCTGCCCATTTGTGCCTGTCTTCATTTCATGTTATTTAAAAGATTTACCAATGTGAGGTTTCGAGGTTTATTGATGATAGCAAAATTATTTCTGAAGGGTTAGGACAGGTgaccaaacaaattaaaaatggttAGAATAATCACTAATGAAAATAACTTGTGCCTTAGTAGCTGTGATagaatataattatatttttctttatttttttttaagaagaaaaatggaaaaaaaatatcagaacaATAGATAATGTATTAgagcacacaaaaaaatctaagttaAAATGAGGTCTGGGGCTCAGAAATATAGATGAGGAGCAAATTGAGGAGTGGTGTAATGGAGTGCTggaaagagagagcagagggCTGACGAATGGAGCCCACAGCATGTCTCCAAGTGTCAGCGGGAGCTTCCAGGATGATAACCTCTGCTCCGCTCAGCTTCTAGCACAAAGCAGcggtttttgtggtttttactCACACTGCTCTTCGTGTCGCTTCCTATTTTGCTGTCTCACCTTCTCTCACTTGTTGTCCCCTCTTACTTCTAGCCAGACTCAGGTCGTGGACCTCTCCTCTTGGCTGGATATGAGGATGGTTCTGTATTGCTGTGGGATGTAAACCAGAGGTCCAAGCTGAGTCAAGCCAAAGTCCACCCTGAACCTGTCATGTGCCTCGCCTGGGACACCAAGCATCTGAGGGGTATATCAGGCTCCTCTGAGAAGAAGCTCAACTCCTGGATGATGGACAGACAGAACAACCTGCAGGTCAGCAGAGGACAGGCTGAAAGTAGCCTCTTGGTTAATTGTTTGCAACCATTTTAGTCTTATAAATCCCCTGTCAGATGAACTGAAGTACTTCTTCAGGGAGACTGCCCATCTTGttccaaatatttttatttaaatgaatgtttaactgattgttatttaacaatattaaaTAGGAAAGTTGCTAATACACAGTGCAATATGCTAACAAGTGAATGAGAATTCCAGTAGAAACCCAGTATTTAATGGatacagtgacagtgtttttgaAGAGTCAATGCTTTGGTCTGTTCGTCCAAGTCCTTGGACTGTCCAAAGCTGGACATTAAGGACATTTatgattaatttaatatttcaaccATTTCTCTGTTATTTGTAGTTCAGTAACCGAATTTTCTCTAGtacttttaacatgtttatacattgattttacacacacataaatatatataaatataaattgacatatatatataattttttttttttttctctactccTTTCATTTAGCTTTATGAATTGTTTATTCTTTACTTAAGCTAACAGTTTAGACTTTTTTGGTCTTGTTGTCAGTTGCAACAATTAGGGTTCCAGTTTTATAGCTAAGGCTGTGTTTTATCCAAATCATAATGACATCGTTTTCAAATTAATTGTAGTTATTATAGTTTTAGTAGTCTTTCTACAAACTGTTGAAGGGAAAGGGAAactgttgaagtgtccctgttTGACTATTCATGATAATGTTACACAGAAGTAGCTCCGTGTTTCTGGTCCTGAAGTCTAATCCTGCTAACTAATGGTTGCATAAGAAAGTTAGCTAAAAACCATAAAAGAGTCTATTAAAACAAGCTCATAGTGAATATGGGAGGAGAGGAGTGTTGCCTTTCTCTGGGCTCTTTTGGAAAACATCAGGGCCAAAGAGGAAGAGGCTCAGCAGGGCTCCAGGGGGGGCCATAAATCAGCTGCTGGTTACACAGCATTGGCGGGATCAGAGGCCAAGGGCTGTCACTTCAGAGTctaaccacacacatacacattgaCACATAGTCACACAATAGGtctagattattatttttttaaattttttgtcctttcggcttatcttgTGAGTTCACTAAAAGAGATCACACCAACTTGTACCATAAGTTATTTTACATACAGCCAGCGCTTCAGCTTCTTAATGCCTCATTTGAATCTGTATTTTCTCCTGATTTCATGAGCAAAGGGGAATGCTTCCATTTTTCAGCCAGCCCCCATTAATCAGAGCCAAGAGGAATCTGAAGCTGATATAGTACACTCCTGCACAGTGAAGGTATTATTCTTTCCAAGACTTTTTACAAATGAACGCTTGAATTAGAAATATTTGCAAAACCCCATCTTTTATTCGCCCTGAAAAGGCATCTAGGAAAACACTAGGAAGGATTTGATTCAATATACTAAAACAGGAGGAGATCagttatttggtttattttgctCAAGCAACAAAATATTGATTCAGCATGTAATTCAGGATGAGGGTGACAGGATAAAAGCAcaaggagagggaaaaaaatccaaaagggGCTTTTAAATTATCCTgaagtgcagctcagtgtgACGTCCAGACAGTTATTCTCAGTTCTTCCcacaaaagtatttttgtgtGGCAGCTGTAAGCGGGTGGGGGGACCTGCCGGGTGGTGGACTCGGGCTACGGGTCCTGACGGACGACCCGTGAGAggtaataaaaatatcaaaacctCGGAGGCCccttaacaaaacaaaaaacacatctgcagtTAAGGGAACAGTAGTTCACAGTGGGAGGCTGCAATAAAGACTGAGGAGGCTATAAGTGCCACAGCATCCCACTTCCCACAGATTACCCCTGCGATACAGTCCACTGGCTGGTAAGACAGATTCTTTTTGTGAAATGGAAGGGAAACTGAATATGACACAACACAGTGCAGTTATGATTTAGTGAAGCTGAAGGGCTGTGAAGTGAGCTTATCAAGGCCAGATAAAGACAGATAGCCTTAGGAATAGAGGTTAATGTATTACACATGGCTCCCTGAGGCCTTTTATCTGCTGTTTGACCTGGCTGGCCTGATATCTTCTCGTAGTAATGAGGCATCATCTTgagctctttttttccccctttccttctactgtgtgtttctggGAAAGTGTCAAGGTGAGACAATGAAAGTGTGGGTGCTAGTGTTTACGAGCTGTTAAGCAAAATGGACATATATTTAGGTGGCTACTAGACTGTATTGACAAGTGCAGTGACGTGTTGGCCTAGGaataagaaaaagacaaaggtcGTGGACTGGAGAAAAAGGAAGCAGGTATGGACAGAAGAAGATTTGCTACATAAATCAACCATGGCTGACAGCAAGCCATTTCTGACACTGATGACAGTTCTCTGCAGGTGTAACTCCTGCTTCTCATCTTTATTACAGTGTATAGATACACCAACTGTGCATCCTCATTAATCACCTGCATGGTGTCCTCTGTAAATTATTGCACCCATCAGCAAATACTGATTTGAGCTGTCCTGACGTATTTGTCGCTACCTCAGTCTGCTATAGAACTGATGTATGTTCGAGCTGGCTGTCATAACAATTATGGCTTTTTCTGTTGAGCAACACTCCCCTCTCTTTTTTGAATGGGGCTGCTCACCTGTCTGACACATCCATATCCTGTCAGCTGAAGCCATGCTCCGACAGGCAAGGTGACAAAAGGCTGTAATCTCTTTGCTGCCAAGTGTGATTCAGGGACAAGGTGTGTCAGAAATACCTGCAAAAAGCCTCACAGCCGCTTGGCTCAAGTGAGTGAGCGATGATGGGACGTTTCAGTAGATCAGCGTGAACACCAAAATCCCTGCCAAGACTGACAGAAAAGATGAGGAGAAAAGTGGAGCAAGGCCTGAGTGACATCTGCCAAGTGGACGCTCTTGTCGatgagacaggaaaaaaaaacaaaagaggatcCTAGAGTGTGAATTTATGTTGGATCTGTGGGACCAGCTGCTCAGCAGAGCTGGTAGCCCCCTGACAGCTTAGAAAGTTGGTGTTTAGACAGCaaatctactgtgtgtgtgtatctgcatgCTGTAACAAAGGCCAGGAAGGAGTGTTCAGAAAAAAAGTGATGAAACCTTTGAAAAGACATATTTTGTCTGTGATGAGCTTGTAAGAAAGCAATAGGAAAAATGGAGCATCCTGTAAAATGAACCAAAACGCCTTAGTTATAGCTAAAGGATTTCATTACAGATTGAGACGTGGTTAATCGCAGCACCTTAAACAAGCAGTGTTTCCATTGTGACTTACTTGTTTAACTGTAGTGACGAGCGTCTTTATCTTGAACATCAACAAGGAAGCAAACACATGGGGGTGACTAATGTataacatgcaaacatttttgacattgtttattatataaaacaagagtgacataaaaaaagaaagcaaaaaaaaaaggataagaaAAAAACTTGTGGCTGAGCACTGGTTAAGCTATTGACCTGTGAGTTTAATGAAATTATGATTATGCCACCTGGTTCCACCTATTATTGAACTCTCTTGTCTAATGACATACTTAGTCTTTCTACTTGAGCTTTTCTGATGCAATGATGAACAGAAGGCCAGCACATCAGCTTTAGTCTTCACCCCTACTGAACCACCAATCAgcacaacataaacaatatcACTGCGGCTGGAGAACATGGAATTAAAATGACAATTGCACtcatcctaaaaaaaaaagtaaaaacattttcacatacaGACAAATAACTAAAATTATTGATCGAAGTCTAAAATTGTTGGTGATCAGCTAATTGGTTATTTAGCTAATCTTTTTAATGCTGTTCATGTCAAGCACTACTGCCACTTTGAATCAGAGTAACGTGTAAGACTGCTTAACAACCAGCGGAACTGCACACAAGCATCATTAATTATGGCACAAAGGTCTTGTCTCGCCACTTTTTCCCCTGGCTTTCTCAGACTATggaaagtaaaaacaattagCTGGCCAACCCTGCTGAATGACTATTACTACATCATTAGCCATTTTGCTTACAACTGACcctttaatgaaacaaatgccTTTTCCTGACACAAACTAAgggaagcaaaacaaacaaaaacagacacttaAACCCATCATTATCAGGCTCCTAATGCAAACCAGATGGGGCATACCAACTTCTTGAGGTAATAGCCTCAAAACAATCTTTCATCTCTTCATATTCTTTGTATTTGACTTGTTTGGTCTAACCAGCCACATGCTGTTTCGTACTATTGAAACTAGTGATGATGgtttgatttacaataaaaaaaggaatgaaatcACACCATCGCCTGTTCTGAACTTAACTTTCTTGCTCTGTTTTGATCAATGAcattcctctctgctctctgtctcccttgCATTCCACTTTATCCACTTGGGCTATGAGTACCTGGCTTATATCTTCCACATGCAGCTCATGGATGGTTCCTGCCCGGAACAGGAGCATGTAGATAAATTCTCCACTGTCTCCTCTCATCCAAGGTCATTAGTCTCCTTAGACAACACTTATGAAGTCAATTTTACGCTGTCCAGTTTGATTTCGGCTCCCATATCCAGATGTTTGTGTCCCATCCAGTGAACCAGCAAAGATCCCTAGAGTGCAGGAAGAGCACGTTTCGCTCCATAGGAATGCCCATCACAGTAGGCCCTTTAGATAACCACCATTACCACCATTCATTATATTATGTCACAATGTTGCCCCTTTAGAGAGATTGATACAGTCTTTGGGACACTGTAGATCACAGGGAGAGGGAGCTGTGGCTAATTTTTAGCAGGCAGATGTTACAGCGGTGTATTTATCGCGCCTCTTTTCTTGCTGACCGGACCTTTCATTGCAAATATAATTCATCAGGTGCTTAAAGCAACAAGGCCTCTGCAAACAAGCATTTCAGCGAGATGGTCTCGCAAACTGTGACTAAGGTAACGCAAAGCTCCGTCGCTCTTCCGGGAATAGGCCTCCTACCTCCAAACTAAATAGTGACACGCAGAGAGATTTGTTCGCAATCCTCGTGCTGTAATGTTTTATGGCTGATGATTGAGTCCCAGGAGTCTACAGCCAGGTTCAACAGACATTCAGCCTCACATTGGACCTCAGTCATCAGATCAGCTGATAGTCTCTCCCTGTCAGTGTTTGTATTGGCTTCAGTTTCCTAGACTGTAGTGATTAATTGACTTACTGACCTAATTCGTTTCTGATTATTTTTGTCTCTTACTTGCAGTAAGGTACGGCATATGCATGAATTTTGCttatgtaatataaaaacaaatgtgtccaCTGTATATTTGATTCATGCCTCTTACCTGCAAACACCTGGTAAGATCGTCTTCCTCTTGGTGGTTTTACAGCTTCAAGACTGTGTGACGATGGTCAACCCTGGGGTTTCCCAGCTGTGTATCAGGCAGGATGGTAAGCTTCTGGCGTCAGCAGGCTGGGATCACCGCGTGCGGGTGTTTGGCTGGAAGAAGCTGAAACCGCTGGCAGTGCTTCAGTACCACACTGACATGGTGCTAAGTGTGGCCTTCTCTGACCACCAGGACCCTAGACAGAGACTGCTGGCTGCTGGATCCAAGGACCAAAGGATCAGCCTGTGGTCAATATACAATGAGGCGGCGAGCACTAACTGAGCCTTCAAGCACTGGGAAGACACACAGATTTTCTTAATAAAATTTTGCTCTCGTTGGTACTTATTTAATGTGGCAGGAGCACATGCTCGTGCCTCTTGActattactgttactgtttgaGCGACAAAGACAAAAGTTAGTACATGATGACTTTTGAAGGTagaattaattaattgttgGGTGGTTTTGCAGAATCTGCAAAAGCTCTGCTGGCCAATTATTCCAACCTCTGCAtgctaaaaattatttttaatttttggtgTAAATCGCAGTATGCCAAACCACTACCATCAGTTAAATTGATATATACTGATACtaattaatatttctttttttttttattaattttctctctctctctctctctctatatatatatatatatatatatacacacacacacacacacacgctaaataaaagtgtaaaatttAGCTTTTGCTTTACAAAAGTGCAAGGCCAAATTTATGATAATTTTCACCTACCTGGAGAGTAAACGGAGCTGCAACTTGTGAAACtggtaaaaggaaaatgttttgactcagatgtttgaaaaatgtttgagaCTTATCGAAATACCGTTTGAACAGCAGTAAATACCCTACTAGGTTTTTGAAAGATtcctatgtatttatttttagtagGAGTATAATGTACTACAAATTGAAGACTGCATTCCAGATCACTAACCTTGTTTTCTCAAGAGATAattctgtaattttaattttgcattcaAATGTAACCTGTCAGAGTTGTACATACAGACAGTGTTTCTATTGCTATTAAGGAAGTTGAAATAACTTCTGTCTTTTGAAAAGGTAATTAGGCAGTAGTTGACTTTCTGCAGACTATTTGCTAAAGCCTGATGGGATGCTTTGTGTTGCGCTGTGATTGTGTTGACTTTTCTGATAGGAGATTTGCTCCAGTGCACTTGAATTTGCAGTATACAATGCACCTGAGCAGCTATGTAATCCTGTTTTGTTATCCTAGCAGGTCTTAACATACAGGCCTTGCAGTCTGACCTGAGCAGTATTTGTCCAACAAAGTTAATCACAGCAAGGGAAATCGACAATAGAGAGATGTTGATTTAGTAAAGGTGCAAATTTGCAATTGCCCTCCTTGGTTAGCATTATTTGTTCatgagctgatttttgtttCTATGTTTATCTTTGAAactaccaaaaacaaaaaaaacaaaaaatccttTCTATACTTTTATGCAGAAGAATTTCTGCATAAAACCCTGACCCTAACCCTTAACaagtaaaaaaactttaaaactttaaatcccCCTTTTtaacagaataataaataactaatcAATATGTGTGTTTCCCTTACATGTAATACCAAACATGCCTCTATGTCTTTCTTAAAGAACTCACATTTGTCAGGAAGAAAGCCAAAGGTATTGTGAAGTCCCATGGAAAATTGAGAggtgttgtttttctgtccaCTGTCTCTAATAATATCTGTGTGAGTCAATGAGCAGCATGGGAGCTCATGTGTTACAACACAGTGCCGTGAGGCTAAGGGCCACGGCTTCAAACTCTAGACATTCTGCTTCATGAAGGCTTTGTCTCCTGGGATGACCCCAGGTTGCGGAGCACATCATGCAGTACAGGAAAGGCCTGAGAAATCAAAGCCAGACTAGCATAATGACTTTGGATCATTAGCAAACAGAGGAAAGATGAGGTCATTTACTTGACAAGCTGCCTAGCTGTGATGCTACTGTCGTGAAAAAGTGTGCAACTGCaggctttttgtgttttcttacttGTATGAGGGTTTTGTACTTGAAACTTTTCCCCAAATCTAAAACCCCCAGATCAGTGggtaaaaatcatttttactttttttcctgGTTTTAGTGGGGTGGTTAGCACTTTttcctcacagcaagaaggtcttGGGTTCAATCCCTGGACCAGacagggcctttctgtgtggagattgcatgttctccctgtgtttgtgtaggtttcctccgGGTGCTCCGGCTTCCCCTACCACTAAAATTGGGTGCTAggctcaggactaaccctccatctgatCATCTGATGCAATTTCTTTTGTACACCCTGTATGTatgatgacaaataaagcactttacatgtTTTCCTTGCTCACTGCGAAGCTTCATCTATATCTTTTGTCCCTGACCCCACTGGTGACATCTTGCATGCATAGTAACTTCCTAATTCTCCTGTTGGCTTTGAACAAACACTAGAGGTGGTGTGGGCCCGCTTCCGTCCATTCTCTGATAAATCAAATGCTGTGTCCATTGGTGCAGATGTCTTCTGAATGGGGCAGTCAGCAACCTACCGGTCTTAGAAGTGGCTGGTGGTAACTCGTAAATCACTTCATAATAGATCATTTAGGAAGTCAATAAATGGACAGGGTGACCGTCTGCACAATAGGCCCCGTGTTTTACTTATCACCTAACGTGTGTCTTCCTTAGCCTCAAAGGGTAAAGGTCAGCCTGGCTCTAGGATAGGACATAATCCTTTGGGATATAATGGTGTGCGAGTATACCTATGGGTGATGCTGTCAAACCCTGAGCCTTTGGGTGGATTCATGGATTATGTTACGACCAAGATGTCACACTGAGCCTGATTATTTAGGAAACAATGGTGAAAAAGAATAATCATAAGAAAATAATCCCTTTCTGTCCGAGCCAAAACCAATGTTTCACCTCCaggcttatttattttttcaaacgTGAATTAATACAAATGTATCAAGCCTCTCGCCAAGTGATTATGATATGTTTGGATGTTCCACATAAAATGTCCATCAGTAACCTCATGCAAACTGTAAACCTCACGTTTTGTATTGGTTGAGAGGCCAAGGTTTGggatgtaaaacattttatttaggtTGATGACTCTGGTGGGTTTACctggcttttttttaacagcttaaCTGTCCCCAGATGCATGAAGGCAAGGCTTGGCAGCAGAAATGTACATAGTGGTGAAGTGAACGCATGGAAAACCTGATGGACCTGTCACAACAGATGTTCCAGATGCAGCTGGGTGTCATATGATGCCCCGGGTTGTATTATCATCCATTCTCTACCTCTTTGTTCTTCAACGACAAGTCCTTGGCATCATGTCTTCTTGAGACTGAGTCTGGGCACATAAACTACTCTGCAACATAATTGGTATGAAGCAGGTTGATCTTTTcatatgtttaaaattattgatttatcacaataatgtattaaaacaaatagcCTGGGGCTGTTGAACCTATGCTGGGGCCTATGTAGATGTGCGTTTCAAAAAAATGCagtgtggaaaatattttttaatactgaTTGGGCTGGAACTAATGCAATTCATTATAATGCCTCCAGTAGGCGCAATTTCCCTAATTtggcatttacaaaaaaaaaaaaaaaaaaaaaaatcacttcattttagttttaagcaTTACAGTGTTTCAGTTTCACTTAACTTTGATAAACTAAAGGTTTATCttaatttagttaaattacaatacatttgatttcaatgcattgatttctgcttttctttacgCAAGTTTTGCACTTAAGATTGACCACTTTATTTAACTAATTAAAGATTTTACATGCAAGTTCATATGACATAAAGTGGTTCCAAACAGAACCATTAtgacttcacttcacttcacttcattgCATCAGTAAACATAATCCAGTAGGTTTATTGTTATAACACTGACAGGGGATGGTAGTTGGCTACTTCTCATCATGTAGCATTGTCAAGCCCTTAAAATGCACGACTTTTATCTGTTATTgcatatttttctaattttgtgtgagtgtataaAAGTATACAGTGAATATctaactaataaaaaaatagatataaTTTGTTGTAGTAGCAAATTGCTTAGTaaatcttttctatttttttaaatatagttgcTGGCATACAATGTGATGGTTGACTTGGAGTACACAAAaagaaatactcaagtaaaagtgcaagtacttgtttaaaaaaatccacaatcAGTAGAAGGTACAGTACCCTTCAAATTCTTTTCTCAAGTTGAAATGCCCGCTATAAATTTCACTTAACGTACAAAAGTAGAGTACAAGTAGTCTACTCTGCTAAGAAAGCAATCAAATAGTATTGACTCGGAGGGTTTAAATGTCTAGTCTAGTGAAAATTAGGCCAAGAAATAGTAATTGCTAAAGTAGCAATAATTGTAATCATAGTAATTGATAAAGAGCAAacgattttattattttcttctgaaTTGTAGTAGAGTAAAAGGAACCCatttattatctgtaactgcttatcctgtgtaaGGTCGCagggggggctggagtctatctcagctgtcattagTCGAGAGgaggggtacaccctggacaggtcctcggtctatctcagggacaagacagagagacatacgcAAACAGaaacttacattcacacctttcacaatttagagtcaccgaATAACCTAACACGtatgtgtttgcactgtgtgtTGAAGCCCACGCAAGCAcgtggagaacatgcaaagctTGGCGACACTAACCACTACATCTTTGTGCTCAACGTGATGTAAAGGGAAATAGTCCAGTAAGGTACAAATTCATCAGAACCAGTGTTTAGATTACTTACACAATATCCTCTGCAGCCTTCAAATTCTCATCCGACTTGTATTATTAAACCTATTGTGAATAGAAACTTTTGACCCCACGAGCCCCGGTAAAACACCGACTTGCTGATTTAGCACCTGCACCGTTGGAGGCTGATGGCACGTGAGCGTATGTTGAGGTGCATATATTGAAGGAGAAACACGGAAACTGACTTCAGCAGCAGCGGTGTCGGCGCACATCTCCAGAGCTCTGCTTCCGAATCAGAATACACAGGAAAGGCCTGTGTGAGGTTtgtatcaattaaaaaaaagttcagttaGGTGTTATTAATAAGCCTAACAAATATAGGactaaataaactttttatttttattttactttttgctcCTGGCTAGTACCTAGCATGAATGTTTCCGGCTAgcttaaaatgaaatgtggtCAAGCCGTCATTGTCCATATTAGCTTCATTGTAAAGTAACATTGTCGACGCTTTTGTCACCGcccaaacaaactaaaaaattaTACAACCAATTGGTCTGCGTTTAAATGAGTGGAAACATTATTTAACCTTTGACACCTTTACAAGCCATTAAACAGTCAGAGGTCAAGCGCCCCCGGGTAGGCTATCCTTTTCCCCTGCTCGGTGCGCGATGGCAGCAGGGCtcaagaaggggaaaaaaaaaacaatattgatgTGAATCATTAGGTTACGGTTTCCTTTGTAACATGACAGGCAAAAATCCCAaagcagcctttttttttcaacgAGATTAACCTTGACAACAAAGCATTCCTCACAGGACTTCAAATAggggatggaaatggctgcacAGATAAGGGGGTTGAGGGAGGGTGACATTCTTAAAATATCACCCAACTGTCCCATTAAATATGAGCAATGATATCCTTTTGGGGACGAGGGGAAAGTAAGTGCTGTCTGTTTTGTTACAGCTTGTGGGTCATGAAATGGTTTTCTTACTTTCTGGAAAGAAAGTAAGAAACCCATGAAGAAATACATGAATTGTTGTATAATTTGTGCAATAGTATGATGTGTAAATAATgcttcacttttacttttacatatttttacattttattaagttatttttctttcatgcatgggcttaactttttttttttgtgaaaatcttttaaaaaggaTTTCACAGGCAGTTTTTAAACTAGAAATCTTCAAAACTCCAGTCAAGTCAAAAGTGTGTAGCCGCACACATGGTTTAGAGGAAATTGTGTGTAAAAGTAGGAAGTATGGTCAATGActcattaatgtgtgtgtatatgctttttttcttcGTAAAACCAGGTGCAGATTTCAACATTTGAACT
This window of the Channa argus isolate prfri chromosome 11, Channa argus male v1.0, whole genome shotgun sequence genome carries:
- the gnb1l gene encoding guanine nucleotide-binding protein subunit beta-like protein 1, encoding MSRLTPAPIYTLRGAGGPLNTLHFKCHGGDTPLLFSGSGKGAIHIWNLNSRRAEKIIDGHSGSSVIWVSTLHSRETLISQGRDMQVCLWDLAEGRSEVLDSVWTGSVGFSQCSLLEMSPGTFLLAFAGQHTEEIKIIQLPSKTPVCTLAPDAKLGMVMCIKLWQPDSGRGPLLLAGYEDGSVLLWDVNQRSKLSQAKVHPEPVMCLAWDTKHLRGISGSSEKKLNSWMMDRQNNLQLQDCVTMVNPGVSQLCIRQDGKLLASAGWDHRVRVFGWKKLKPLAVLQYHTDMVLSVAFSDHQDPRQRLLAAGSKDQRISLWSIYNEAASTN